In a genomic window of Bacteroidota bacterium:
- a CDS encoding DivIVA domain-containing protein has product MKLSPLDIRKQEFKKVMRGYDPIEVETFTETMANEFENLLKEQNDLRTKIVELETQLKDYKQMERTLQQTLMQAQEATGKTYEAARRDAESIVKEAELKAAQILNLANDEMGKLNNEITQLKSRKDSLIGRLRVLLSSELDLIKSLEVGNDPVLSNDSSRGTGKDNIDLDNILKAIENVGTPESH; this is encoded by the coding sequence ATGAAGCTTTCACCGCTCGACATTCGGAAACAGGAATTCAAAAAGGTGATGCGCGGGTACGACCCGATTGAGGTCGAGACCTTCACGGAGACGATGGCTAACGAGTTCGAAAACCTGCTGAAAGAACAAAACGACCTCCGAACCAAGATTGTTGAGCTTGAAACACAGCTCAAAGACTACAAACAAATGGAGCGGACGCTTCAGCAAACCCTCATGCAGGCGCAGGAAGCGACAGGCAAAACATACGAGGCCGCCCGTCGCGATGCCGAGTCAATCGTCAAGGAAGCAGAACTGAAAGCCGCCCAGATTCTCAATCTGGCAAACGACGAGATGGGCAAACTCAACAACGAAATTACCCAATTGAAATCCCGTAAAGATTCCCTCATCGGCCGGTTGCGGGTGTTGTTGAGCTCTGAGTTGGATTTGATCAAGTCGCTGGAAGTGGGCAACGACCCTGTTCTCTCAAATGACTCCTCGCGAGGCACAGGCAAGGACAATATCGATCTCGACAATATTCTCAAGGCCATCGAAAATGTCGGAACTCCGGAATCACATTGA
- a CDS encoding purine-nucleoside phosphorylase encodes MSELRNHIDEAVAFLRTKTRMQPPIGIILGTGLGGLAKEIKQDVVIDYENIPHFPVSTVESHHGRLIFGTLGGKQVVAMQGRFHYYEGYSMQQVTFPVRVMKFLGVNTLLISNAAGGMNPQFRKGSVMIITDHINLLGDNPLIGPNDDSLGPRFPDMSEPYSKKLIALAEKVALERKIRVERGVFVAVAGPNLETRAEYRFLRLIGGDAVGMSTVPENIVANHMSMQVLGFSIITDECFPDALQPANVAEIIAVANETEPKLTAIMKGVVESL; translated from the coding sequence ATGTCGGAACTCCGGAATCACATTGATGAAGCGGTGGCGTTTCTCCGCACAAAGACCCGGATGCAGCCGCCCATCGGCATCATTCTCGGAACCGGGCTTGGCGGGTTGGCGAAGGAGATCAAGCAGGACGTTGTTATCGACTATGAGAACATCCCGCATTTCCCCGTCTCAACGGTAGAATCCCACCACGGCAGATTGATTTTCGGAACGCTCGGCGGCAAGCAGGTGGTTGCCATGCAGGGGCGCTTCCACTATTATGAGGGTTACAGTATGCAGCAGGTAACCTTCCCCGTCAGAGTGATGAAGTTCCTGGGTGTAAACACGCTCCTAATTTCCAACGCAGCCGGCGGGATGAACCCCCAATTCCGCAAGGGAAGCGTCATGATTATCACCGACCACATCAACCTTTTGGGCGACAATCCCCTGATCGGCCCGAACGACGACTCCCTCGGTCCGCGTTTTCCCGATATGTCCGAGCCGTACAGCAAGAAGTTGATTGCACTGGCCGAGAAAGTGGCGCTTGAACGAAAAATACGAGTGGAGCGGGGAGTGTTTGTTGCCGTTGCCGGCCCGAACCTGGAAACCCGTGCCGAATATCGTTTCCTTCGTTTGATCGGAGGTGATGCGGTGGGAATGTCAACCGTCCCCGAGAACATTGTCGCAAACCATATGAGTATGCAGGTGTTGGGCTTCTCTATTATTACTGACGAGTGCTTCCCCGACGCGCTGCAACCGGCGAATGTAGCGGAGATTATAGCTGTTGCAAACGAAACCGAACCGAAACTGACGGCTATTATGAAGGGTGTGGTAGAGAGTTTGTAA
- a CDS encoding DUF2905 domain-containing protein → MEFQGFGRILVVVGSVILLLGIGFMVWDKIPFLGKLPGDIRVEKENFRFYFPLTTGILLSIFISVILWIVSHFRK, encoded by the coding sequence ATGGAGTTTCAAGGATTTGGAAGAATATTGGTTGTTGTCGGAAGCGTGATATTGTTGCTGGGCATTGGGTTCATGGTGTGGGACAAGATTCCGTTTCTCGGCAAGCTTCCCGGTGATATTCGTGTTGAGAAGGAGAATTTCCGGTTCTACTTCCCCCTCACAACAGGGATTTTACTGAGCATCTTCATCAGTGTAATTCTCTGGATTGTTTCACATTTCAGAAAGTAG